AttattcttttccttcttccttTGTTCTTTGATTGGATTGGATTTTGTATTTCCATTGTCGAAGATGAACTTGTGCCTACTAATAATTCGATTTGTTGCTCTTTAGTAATGTCCACCCTTACATCATCACTTTCCTCCAATTTTCTACTAATATCTTTTAGGTTTTGTAAAAGTGATTGTAAATCACTCTCACTCCTTTGAGCTAAACCTACACAATTGAAAATTTCACACCAAACTTCCCCCAATAACTTCCCCACGTTGTCACACTTTTTGCTATCTTCAATCAGATTCCCATGCAAATCAAAAATAGGCTTCTTTAATGCTAGCTTCGTCCAACGATCtaaaacatattgctttgggATTTGTGTTATTTGTCTTGCACTCATGACACAAATCGCATGGGAACATAATATTCCTATCCGTTTAAATAACTTGCAATCACAATCTACCTTCAACTCATCAATTGAACTTCCTAGAATAAATTTCACCTTGTACATCTTACTTACCGTTGAGTCCAAAACAGTTATACTTTCCACACTTTCAATCTTTTCAATATTTTGAATATAAGTTTTGAAACAAGACTTATAAACTtcatattgaaaaagaaaaaaaatttttctaGTATAGACTTCACCGGCATGTTTTGCAATCGGCAATGGTGTTTTATATTTGTGGATTTGTGTGAAGTGATTCAGCATTGAGCTTATCTTGTTTGTACCTCTGTGCATCCATTGCACTTTCATAACTCATATAAAATTCAATAAGTGTCATGTGAGGGTTTGAAAAATGGTTGAAGAAACTATTAACACTTTCCGATCGGGATGTAGTTCTCAAAATCTCCCCCAATGGGATATCCCTAAAATATGCGGGTAACCATTGATCTCGTATACTAAATATACTAGTAAACCATTTATCTGTTTGAAGATTATATTTCGTCATAATTCCCTCCCATTTTTCCTCAAATTCATTttcttcttgatcaatattccaAACACACCCatttaattctttcaaaaaatccTCATTTTTGTTCAATTCCGGTCCAACGTTATCAGTAACTTTACTCATGATGTGCCACATGCAAAGTTTGTGTATTGTATTTGGAATAACATTTTTAATCGCAATTTTCATTGCAGGGTCTTGATCAGTTATCAAATATGTTGGCATACACTCCCCCATACAATGTAAAAAAGTGCTAAATAACCACTCAAAAGATTCACTATCTTCCTTAGCTAATAAACCTATACCAAATGTAATACAAGACTTATGATGATCTACACCAGTAAAAGGGGCTAAAACCATGCTATACTTATTGGTGTTATAAGTACAATCAAAAGTAACCATTTCTCCAAATAAGCAATAATTCTTTCTACTTATCCCATCGGCCCAAAATAAACGTGAAATGTGGTCCTCCTCATctaaagcataatcaaaataaaaccccGTGTAAATATCTCTTTTTCTGATAAAATTCTCGATCAACATCTTCCCATCATCtcctttaatatatgttttcaAATCCCTAtggaaattcttaaaatcttgcATTGTAACTCCCACATTCTCATAACCCCCAATATTTTCCTTAAACAATCTAAAGGATTTAACCGGTCCTATATTAACCCGTGCATTCTTagatatgaaatttttgtgTAACAAAGTCATTTTCCTTTTACCCAATAAATATTGACGCGATGTAGGGCTAGCTAGACAATGATTGTGCGCCTCTTCGAATTTTAAAACATGGTATGTTCTCTTCACTATGtcatatttcaaaatcaatctAGCTTTACAACCAATTCTTTTGGTTGATCTCTTATAACGTGGAACAACATCTGCACTTTTCTTAGGTTTAGGTTTTATGATACCCTCCCTActacaaacaaaatattttaaaacaacaATACCCTTTTTTTTGTAGCTAGTAGATGAACGTATATTAAAACTGCAAATTTCAGCATATTTACCATAAAAATCTAAGGCTTTGTCTATGTTTTGAAAAGACATACCAACAAATGGCTTTTTATCAAACTCACAATGAGGAatctgttggacctcttgagttttgatgatgactacactttagcaaatatgtgtttagagattgtgcgcaggtcgatatccgattaattgtgatcgttgatagtacctatgccttagcttatggaaacgtacatgtcaaaaggtttcaattgatgttaggaaaagcatatcgcttgggatgtaaaatggagacagcagatctactgttcccaagttggatgttctagctaaactgaagtctggagacagcacactgttcctgagctgaaggttgactacgttgactgaaaattctgattatcatattttaattattatttttagttaatgtattttaaattaaattgttgcagtaaaaatttatttaagttaattggcaaatcgtttttgttaaagaaaatgtattcacgttttatttgttaagatcctttattttaggatctatttttagtaaatcctggatttattaaaaatagaattaactaactttgaattagtcttagcaaatctttctaaccggtttttattcctaaaaattagcaagcaatcattcccactaagattaaccgttttctaaatatagcatgaagttccagccattaatttggggaacaggaattactactgaagaaactgctactttagggaacagcggttattaagggaacagcggttattgtttatgtacacgtgtgatttgacttaatcaaatcttatggaaataaccgtgtgtttgcttaatccacattactcccatgatctcttgatagtgggatgatggattggattattccattttcttagggaTATTATTtcctataaattgcaagataattccgtttttttttaagtgaagaaaagtaatccaacgttttgtgcttaagtatttttcatacgtttttgttggattttacaagaaatattttgttctcaaaattgccaattaatttataatattttcttgatgcaactctttgatttattttagagaatttctatcctttttgtaagggtttttgagagtttatgtaattagactcgggtgagtctaagggggaagttagatagcttttagtgaagctagagaggattagcttattgtaaagctaagtttgttgctttgagtaaagcaattagagagtgaagagttggcctagttgtttcgcttcgagtgaagtaaggtgtttattgtaattgtaactaattgccttaaacatagtgaagtggttagaaatcccaagtggtcgtggtttttccttttgtttaggcccaaaaggtttccacgtaaaatcgtgcgtctctcttattattttgctcttagtttaagctttatttattttgaataattccgcaaaaacagggcacaatcgcttaaacttgcaacaacaacaattcaccccccctcttgttgctgttcccgttcctaattgaatcaacaattggtatcagagccctgttcccagaagatcaggaaaccctgagggcagattctggtgttccctaaaaatgtcaattatgaacgagcgaatggaagaagggtattcaactcaaagaccgccaatgttcgatggaaaattctatacatattggaaaaataggatggagatcttcattaaagcggaaaattatcaagtttggagagtcatagaaatcggagattttgaggtaaccactactaactccaacaatgaaattgttcccaaacctataaccgaatatgaaaaagaagattttcagaaaatggaattaaatgctcttgctataaaattacttcattgtggtcttggaccaaacgagcataatagaataatggggtgcaaatccgctaagcaaatttgggacctgcttgctgttacccatgagggaacaagtgaagtaaaacggtccaaaattgatttgttaatgtctaaatacgagagatttgttatggagccaagagaaagtatccaagaaatgttcactaggttcaccaacataacaaacgagcttgtctctcttggaagaataattcccactgatgaacaagtaaggaagatcctaaggagccttcctcaagatgagcgctggagggccaaggttactgctatacaagagtccaaagattttactaagttcaatctagaggagctggctggttccctaatgacgcatgaattgcatttgggaacagcagacagttccaggaacaagggactggctctggcagcgggggaacaggacgaatcagaatgtgatgaggaagaggctgctttattggtacgaaaattcaagaagttcttcaagaacagcaggtatgcaaatcaaagaaacaacaaagaaagaagaacaaaaaatcttgaatgccacaaatgtggaagtaccgaacacttcatcaaggattgcccaacatggaagaatgaaaagggtaagggaaagacaagagattcaagaagaccgttgaacaaagaaaattttaacaagactgactttcgtaaggccatgattgctgcatggggagaaactgaaagtgagaatgaaactattgttcccgaagaagaggaaacagctaacctatgtctcatggctacacataaaggcaaggagaagcaggtaaatatttctaattcattttctgaccattcattcaatccaagtaaaaatgaattaaaagagttgttaaaagaggcacaagttaaacttgaaaattgcaatgataagtgtctcaggttagaaaaggaacttaaagtaagcaaagaccatgtctcatacataaacacctttagacatgatgtccaaaacagatttttcggtttgttggaccaaaatataatcctaaaggaaaatatggagagacttaagaaggaaaatgttattcttaacattgagctatcgcaatacaaattattaggcttaaataaggaattgatagatgcatctactaaagacttatgcaatgattttcaatatttaaaaatgaattcggaatccaaccgtaacaacaataataatcttgaattaaattcaagagaaaaagggaaaatcaaaataactcccaaatggattctagatgctaaaagtaa
This genomic stretch from Amaranthus tricolor cultivar Red isolate AtriRed21 chromosome 9, ASM2621246v1, whole genome shotgun sequence harbors:
- the LOC130823190 gene encoding protein FAR1-RELATED SEQUENCE 2-like, producing MYKVKFILGSSIDELKVDCDCKLFKRIGILCSHAICVMSARQITQIPKQYVLDRWTKLALKKPIFDLHGNLIEDSKKCDNVGKLLGEVWCEIFNCVGLAQRSESDLQSLLQNLKDISRKLEESDDVRVDITKEQQIELLVGTSSSSTMEIQNPIQSKNKGRRKRIIEEKEQTIEQSKKPKRKCKPCGKFDYHDSRNCSSTKDTPLKIYEEIIKKFESFEYTILLKR
- the LOC130823191 gene encoding protein FAR1-RELATED SEQUENCE 5-like; translated protein: MSFQNIDKALDFYGKYAEICSFNIRSSTSYKKKGIVVLKYFVCSREGIIKPKPKKSADVVPRYKRSTKRIGCKARLILKYDIVKRTYHVLKFEEAHNHCLASPTSRQYLLGKRKMTLLHKNFISKNARVNIGPVKSFRLFKENIGGYENVGVTMQDFKNFHRDLKTYIKGDDGKMLIENFIRKRDIYTGFYFDYALDEEDHISRLFWADGISRKNYCLFGEMVTFDCTYNTNKYSMVLAPFTGVDHHKSCITFGIGLLAKEDSESFEWLFSTFLHCMGECMPTYLITDQDPAMKIAIKNVIPNTIHKLCMWHIMSKVTDNVGPELNKNEDFLKELNGCVWNIDQEENEFEEKWEGIMTKYNLQTDKWFTSIFSIRDQWLPAYFRDIPLGEILRTTSRSESVNSFFNHFSNPHMTLIEFYMSYESAMDAQRYKQDKLNAESLHTNPQI